Within the Pseudomonas orientalis genome, the region ACCCCTTCGAACAGGCGCGTGAAGCTTATGAGCACCTGGCGCGCGGCCCTTTCGGCAAAGTCGTCATCAAGGTCAGCTAAGACATCGTCAACAGAGCGCTCATCATTGATCCTGATCAGGTGTCCTTGTTCACCCGCCCTGTAACCTCGGGCCTCCATCGAAGACCAGGGACGGTTCAACGAGCCTCCCTGGTCGCACCTCTCAGGGAAGAGTCAGCCATGCGATCAGTCAAGATCCTTTTATTATCATCGGCCTTCAACGGTTTGACCCAACGGGCCTGGCTGGAGTTGCGCCAGGCGGGTCATGCCCCCAGTGTCGTGGTGTTTACGGATGACGCCTCGGTGTGTCGTCAGGTCGAGGACTCGGGCGCTGACCTGGTGATCTGCCCGTTTCTGAAGGACCGCGTGCCACAGCAACTGTGGAGCCACCCGCTGCGCCCGGTGGTGATCATCCATCCGGGCATTGTCGGCGACCGTGGTGCCAGTGCGCTGGACTGGGCCATCACCCGGCAGGTCGGGCGCTGGGGCGTCACGGCGCTGCAGGCGGTCGAGGAAATGGATGCCGGGCCGATCTGGTCGACCTGTGAGTTCGACATGCCCGCCGATGTGCGCAAATCCGAGTTGTACAATGGCCCGGTAAGTGACGCCGCGATGGTGTGCATCCGCGACGTGGTGGAAAAATTCGCCAAGGGCTTCGTTCCGGACCCTCTCGACTACACGCACGCCAGCGTTATCGGGCGTTTGCAGCCGAACATGACCCAGGCTGACCGCACCTTCAGTTGGTTCGATTGCGCAGCCTTCATCAAGCGCAGCATCGACGCCGCCGATGGCCAGCCCGGTGTGCTGGCAAGCCTCAAGGGCGGGCAGTATTACCTGTACGACGCGCACTTGGATCCACGCCAGGGCACGCCCGGAGAAATCCTTGCAATACAGGACGACGCCGTGCTGGTGGCTACCGGGGATCACAGCCTCTGGATCGGCTCGCTCAAGCGCAAGGCCCAGCCAGGGGAGGAGACCTTCAAGCGGCCGGCGCGGCATGTCCTGGCCGAGGACCTGGCCGGCGTTCCGGTGCTCGATAGTTCCATCGCCCACCAGGCGTTCAATCCCCAGGCCTATCAACCGATTCGCTACCGGGAGTTCGGTCATGTCGGCGAACTCACGTTTG harbors:
- a CDS encoding hydrogenase maturation protein — its product is MRSVKILLLSSAFNGLTQRAWLELRQAGHAPSVVVFTDDASVCRQVEDSGADLVICPFLKDRVPQQLWSHPLRPVVIIHPGIVGDRGASALDWAITRQVGRWGVTALQAVEEMDAGPIWSTCEFDMPADVRKSELYNGPVSDAAMVCIRDVVEKFAKGFVPDPLDYTHASVIGRLQPNMTQADRTFSWFDCAAFIKRSIDAADGQPGVLASLKGGQYYLYDAHLDPRQGTPGEILAIQDDAVLVATGDHSLWIGSLKRKAQPGEETFKRPARHVLAEDLAGVPVLDSSIAHQAFNPQAYQPIRYREFGHVGELTFEFYNGAMSTEQCQRLVAALRWAKGRDTQVLLIKGGRGSFSNGVHLNVIQAAKVPGLEAWANIQAIDDVCRELLTARQLVISGLTGSAGAGGVMLALAADIVLAREGVVLNPHYKSMGLYGSEYWTYSLPRAVGAEVAHRLSEECLPVSALQARQHGMVQDIGPRCPHAFGLWLLQQASDALTDERYLHARTRKATLDIEQVERCREQELAQMQLDMVQDRQQFAQKCRNFVLKRKTCQTPQRLIAAWALRFETPLPESPQGMAG